A genomic region of Deinococcus sp. KSM4-11 contains the following coding sequences:
- the murD gene encoding UDP-N-acetylmuramoyl-L-alanine--D-glutamate ligase, with protein sequence MNPTEPVLIYGLGRSGRGVARFLAAQGVRADWLDARPSPDDEALTTALGLTPGDLTRSYATVVAAPGVPIDHPDLDTLRASGAEVIGEVVLAARMRPTLPMIGVTGTAGKGSTTVLIAHLLRVCGLNALEGGNIDPPLLDVVDHAEVAVVELSSFQLERVPGLRLPVAVITNLGVDHLDRHRTVDAYHAAKLNITAGQEAGDVLVLPAGLDVPTRATVCPFEAVHLRLVDGSEVLPLSELPEGIHPANAAAALLATEALLRHLGHPVEVEVLAGGLRSAQPVSGRFETVARVGNVQFVEDSIATRTIAVQAALERARPPIAWLVGGRDKGADLAPLRRAAQGRVSRVIAFGEDGPALAAGLGLPSTTVVGADGDDTMQRAARAGLDALPGHGTVLLAPIGTSFDQFRDYKARGDAFRRAALALVHATTETPA encoded by the coding sequence GTGAATCCCACCGAACCGGTGCTGATCTACGGTCTGGGCCGCAGTGGCCGGGGCGTGGCGCGCTTCCTGGCCGCGCAGGGCGTGCGCGCCGACTGGCTCGACGCGCGCCCGAGTCCCGACGACGAGGCCCTGACCACGGCGCTGGGCCTGACGCCCGGTGACCTGACCCGCTCCTACGCCACGGTGGTCGCCGCTCCCGGCGTGCCCATCGACCATCCGGATCTGGACACACTGCGCGCCAGTGGGGCCGAGGTGATCGGGGAGGTCGTCCTGGCGGCCCGGATGCGCCCCACGCTGCCCATGATCGGCGTGACTGGCACGGCCGGAAAGGGCAGCACCACCGTGCTGATCGCGCACCTGCTGCGTGTCTGCGGCCTGAACGCGCTGGAGGGCGGGAACATCGATCCGCCCCTGCTGGATGTGGTGGATCACGCCGAGGTCGCGGTGGTGGAACTCTCCAGTTTCCAGCTGGAACGTGTGCCCGGTCTGCGCCTGCCGGTGGCGGTCATCACGAACCTGGGCGTGGATCACCTCGACCGGCACCGGACGGTGGACGCCTACCACGCCGCAAAATTGAACATCACGGCGGGGCAGGAGGCAGGCGATGTGCTGGTCCTGCCCGCCGGCCTGGACGTGCCCACCCGCGCGACGGTCTGCCCCTTCGAGGCCGTGCACCTGCGCCTCGTGGACGGATCGGAGGTGCTGCCCCTGTCCGAGCTGCCCGAAGGCATTCATCCTGCGAATGCCGCCGCCGCCCTGCTCGCCACCGAGGCGCTGCTGCGCCACCTCGGTCACCCGGTGGAGGTGGAGGTGCTGGCCGGTGGCCTCCGCTCCGCCCAGCCGGTGTCCGGGCGCTTCGAGACGGTCGCCCGCGTGGGGAATGTCCAGTTCGTCGAGGATTCGATCGCCACGCGCACCATCGCTGTGCAGGCCGCACTGGAACGGGCGAGGCCGCCCATCGCGTGGCTGGTCGGCGGCCGGGACAAGGGCGCGGACCTTGCACCGCTGCGGCGAGCTGCGCAGGGCCGGGTCAGCCGCGTGATCGCCTTCGGGGAGGACGGCCCCGCCCTCGCCGCCGGGCTGGGACTGCCCTCCACCACTGTCGTGGGCGCGGACGGCGACGACACCATGCAGCGCGCCGCCCGTGCCGGGCTCGATGCCCTGCCCGGCCACGGCACCGTGCTGCTCGCGCCGATCGGCACCAGCTTCGATCAGTTCAGGGACTACAAGGCGCGCGGCGACGCGTTCCGCCGCGCGGCCCTGGCCCTCGTCCACGCCACCACGGAGACCCCCGCATGA